CCTCAGATTatctccttctcctttgagGAAAACCTAGCCCTACATTCCCAGTGTTTCCCACTGCTTGTATTGGTTCAACCAAACCTTTTGCATTCTTCCCCAGCGTCTCACCCTGCATTACCATTTCCTCAATTACCATAATTACGCTGACACCAAATATTATTaacatcaaaactcaaaagtgatAGATTCACATGTTACCTCCTTCCAACCCATATTTCCCATTATTCTCCTTGCATAACTTCCAGATCCAAATGATAACTCCAATGCTTCTGTTGCAGCATCCTCTTCAGAAGCAGTGTCGGTAACTGAACGCTCGTCCGTGTTATCGCCCACCATTGTTCCTTTTTGACCTGGCCCAACACCATATCCACCATGCAAATTTCTTCTCTCAGCGGCTCTATCTCTGTATGAACAGCTTCTCTGCTGATAAAACAACAGCGAGCAAGAATGAAAATCTCACAATAGTAGTTTACTATGGtcctaataacactaaactgtGCCATCCATATACTCTTGGCAGATTTAAGTTTTTCACCGGATCCCCCATACAAAGAGCTTTAGAAATATGTCTCTGCTAGAGATTGGGCAGAACTTCAAGACGCAGGATGTACATTCTGAAACATAAAATACAAGAATCCAGTCATGAAGGTCGATTTGGAGTACCTCTTCAATCATATTGACTTGATCTCGTGGCTTCACTGTGAGTTTGCAGTCAGTTTTTTGTTTCACCTTCTTAGCTTTGCGTTCTATCTCCTGCTAGATATTTGGCAGAAGTTCAAGAAGCAAGATGTTAACATCCTTCACAAACATTCTGAAACTTAAAATACAAGAATTCAGCAATGTAGGTGAATTTGCAGTACCTCTTCAAACATGTCGACTTTACGAGGCTTCGCTGTAAGTTTGCAGTCAGTTTTTGGTTTCACCTTTTTAGCTTTGCGTTTTGTCTCCAGCTAGATATTTGACAGAGGTTCAAGAAGCAGGATGTTAACATCCATCACAGACATTCCGAAACATAATATACAAGAATTCTACCATGAAGGTGTACTTGGAGTACCTCTTCAATCATGTCGACTTCACGATGCTTCAGTTTGCAGTCGATTTTTGGTTTCACCTTCTTACCTTTGCGTTTTGTATCAGGATTTTGCCATGCAGTTGAAATATCAGGAAATCCCCAATGTTTTGTTGGGTCGGAGGAGTCATATACTGACAAGGATGCAAGGTATTTGGCACTAGGATTTCGAAGTTTATAGACCTGACCTGAAACAAatgatttgaaaatcaaattcgTTTTCTATGGTCCCCCATATAACACAAAGCACATAAGGTTAACAAAAACTGATCCAGCAAACAATATCTGTCACACTTCACAGGAACAAGGCTCCGTTAGAAGGAAAAAGGTAAACCTGTCCTAACTCGCACGAGATGAAGTCTTGCTTCGCAAATTGGAGCAGTTTTGAGAAGTGTGCCACCAGAAGCCACAGATGGATGAAGGTTGGCAGACCGTCTGACCAGCCTCCCTACTAACCTAGCCACCTGTTCATTGTCAGCTAAAGCTTCTTTGGTTTCTGAAACAAGTTTCCAATCCCACAAATCAACAGACGGGATCTCAGGCAGAGTCTTCTCAGGGGGTTCGATGACTTGACCATATTGTGCTAACCATCTTTCTTCCTCACTTGAAGGAGCATCTAGAAAAGAAACTATGGGCATCAAAGCTATGAATatgagcaaaagaaaaaatatcactGAAGTAAAGATTCCCTTACAACATTACAGGCTAGTTAATCATTCAACATTTAAGATCAGCTCACGAGAGAACAATACCATACACCACGAGGAATAAGGATAAATTTAGCTTTATATATCAATAACCTAACCAAGAGcagaatgaaagaaaatgacaaGGAAGTTAGGAGATAAATGCCTTCACTGAATTTCTCTTCCTGTGGATCAAAATCCTCTTCAGGAATCCATTCTCCCTCTTCAAGTTCCTCAGCCTCATCGTCTCCTGGAGAACAAACACAATTGTAGTTTCTTTCCTAAAATTTCAACCTTGAAGAGAAAATTCATTCCAAAGTTTGCAATATAAAAGGCTAACAAGCACTATCCCAGGCAAAGACCATTAGCTGACAACATATGATGATCCTGAGTATTTTCCCCTGAAGGCATCTTATAGCTGGAATAACTGGGCTCTTGTTTATAACCAGCCAGATAAAGTTCGATAAGTACATCTTCCACCCTGATCcaagggaaaaaaataataattcatagGCCATATGatgaagaaacatatataagttTGACAATAAAAGAGATAATACCTACCATGAGGAAGGTCGTTGAGGATGTTCAGGTTCCTGGTCATTTGAGTACCCTGTTGGCTCTTACGAGCAAATAAAGTGTCTATCAGTTATCTATCAATGTATTATAGATGCTATGCAATAGTTCATCAGAACACTACATGTAAACTTACCTGAAGGAGCTTCTCCAGGATTACTCAGTGAAACTTTATACTCACTATTTACATCCTCAGTCTGAGGAGGAGCATACTTTCTGTTTGAGTCATCTTCGGATAGATCACAAGTGACGATCTGTCCAGAACCAGAAGGGTTTGCACCAGACTCTTCATATTCCAAGGGAACATATTCGCCATTCTCATG
The sequence above is a segment of the Camelina sativa cultivar DH55 chromosome 10, Cs, whole genome shotgun sequence genome. Coding sequences within it:
- the LOC104716732 gene encoding uncharacterized protein LOC104716732 isoform X6; this encodes MTRNLNILNDLPHGRVEDVLIELYLAGYKQEPSYSSYKMPSGENTQDHHMLSANGDDEAEELEEGEWIPEEDFDPQEEKFSEDAPSSEEERWLAQYGQVIEPPEKTLPEIPSVDLWDWKLVSETKEALADNEQVARLVGRLVRRSANLHPSVASGGTLLKTAPICEARLHLVRVRTGQVYKLRNPSAKYLASLSVYDSSDPTKHWGFPDISTAWQNPDTKRKGKKVKPKIDCKLKHREVDMIEELETKRKAKKVKPKTDCKLTAKPRKVDMFEEQEIERKAKKVKQKTDCKLTVKPRDQVNMIEEQRSCSYRDRAAERRNLHGGYGVGPGQKGTMVGDNTDERSVTDTASEEDAATEALELSFGSGSYARRIMGNMGWKEGETLGKNAKGLVEPIQAVGNTGNVGLGFPQRRRR
- the LOC104716732 gene encoding uncharacterized protein LOC104716732 isoform X1, whose translation is MPDDDKELQQEPKEEEDSYVWDSDTQLYIHHSSGFYHDPNAGWYYCSKDGRYYKHENGEYVPLEYEESGANPSGSGQIVTCDLSEDDSNRKYAPPQTEDVNSEYKVSLSNPGEAPSEPTGYSNDQEPEHPQRPSSWVEDVLIELYLAGYKQEPSYSSYKMPSGENTQDHHMLSANGDDEAEELEEGEWIPEEDFDPQEEKFSEDAPSSEEERWLAQYGQVIEPPEKTLPEIPSVDLWDWKLVSETKEALADNEQVARLVGRLVRRSANLHPSVASGGTLLKTAPICEARLHLVRVRTGQVYKLRNPSAKYLASLSVYDSSDPTKHWGFPDISTAWQNPDTKRKGKKVKPKIDCKLKHREVDMIEELETKRKAKKVKPKTDCKLTAKPRKVDMFEEQEIERKAKKVKQKTDCKLTVKPRDQVNMIEEQRSCSYRDRAAERRNLHGGYGVGPGQKGTMVGDNTDERSVTDTASEEDAATEALELSFGSGSYARRIMGNMGWKEGETLGKNAKGLVEPIQAVGNTGNVGLGFPQRRRR
- the LOC104716732 gene encoding uncharacterized protein LOC104716732 isoform X3; this encodes MPDDDKELQQEPKEEEDSYVWDSDTQLYIHHSSGFYHDPNAGWYYCSKDGRYYKHENGEYVPLEYEESGANPSGSGQIVTCDLSEDDSNRKYAPPQTEDVNSEYKVSLSNPGEAPSEPTGYSNDQEPEHPQRPSSWVEDVLIELYLAGYKQEPSYSSYKMPSGENTQDHHMLSANGDDEAEELEEGEWIPEEDFDPQEEKFSEDAPSSEEERWLAQYGQVIEPPEKTLPEIPSVDLWDWKLVSETKEALADNEQVARLVGRLVRRSANLHPSVASGGTLLKTAPICEARLHLVRVRTGQVYKLRNPSAKYLASLSVYDSSDPTKHWGFPDISTAWQNPDTKRKGKKVKPKIDCKLKHREVDMIEELETKRKAKKVKPKTDCKLTAKPRKVDMFEEQEIERKAKKVKQKTDCKLTVKPRDQVNMIEERSCSYRDRAAERRNLHGGYGVGPGQKGTMVGDNTDERSVTDTASEEDAATEALELSFGSGSYARRIMGNMGWKEGETLGKNAKGLVEPIQAVGNTGNVGLGFPQRRRR
- the LOC104716732 gene encoding uncharacterized protein LOC104716732 isoform X2, with the protein product MPDDDKELQQEPKEEEDSYVWDSDTQLYIHHSSGFYHDPNAGWYYCSKDGRYYKHENGEYVPLEYEESGANPSGSGQIVTCDLSEDDSNRKYAPPQTEDVNSEYKVSLSNPGEAPSEPTGYSNDQEPEHPQRPSSWVEDVLIELYLAGYKQEPSYSSYKMPSGENTQDHHMLSANGDDEAEELEEGEWIPEEDFDPQEEKFSEDAPSSEEERWLAQYGQVIEPPEKTLPEIPSVDLWDWKLVSETKEALADNEQVARLVGRLVRRSANLHPSVASGGTLLKTAPICEARLHLVRVRTGQVYKLRNPSAKYLASLSVYDSSDPTKHWGFPDISTAWQNPDTKRKGKKVKPKIDCKLKHREVDMIEELETKRKAKKVKPKTDCKLTAKPRKVDMFEEEIERKAKKVKQKTDCKLTVKPRDQVNMIEEQRSCSYRDRAAERRNLHGGYGVGPGQKGTMVGDNTDERSVTDTASEEDAATEALELSFGSGSYARRIMGNMGWKEGETLGKNAKGLVEPIQAVGNTGNVGLGFPQRRRR
- the LOC104716732 gene encoding uncharacterized protein LOC104716732 isoform X7, yielding MPSGENTQDHHMLSANGDDEAEELEEGEWIPEEDFDPQEEKFSEDAPSSEEERWLAQYGQVIEPPEKTLPEIPSVDLWDWKLVSETKEALADNEQVARLVGRLVRRSANLHPSVASGGTLLKTAPICEARLHLVRVRTGQVYKLRNPSAKYLASLSVYDSSDPTKHWGFPDISTAWQNPDTKRKGKKVKPKIDCKLKHREVDMIEELETKRKAKKVKPKTDCKLTAKPRKVDMFEEQEIERKAKKVKQKTDCKLTVKPRDQVNMIEEQRSCSYRDRAAERRNLHGGYGVGPGQKGTMVGDNTDERSVTDTASEEDAATEALELSFGSGSYARRIMGNMGWKEGETLGKNAKGLVEPIQAVGNTGNVGLGFPQRRRR
- the LOC104716732 gene encoding uncharacterized protein LOC104716732 isoform X5, whose translation is MPDDDKELQQEPKEEEDSYVWDSDTQLYIHHSSGFYHDPNAGWYYCSKDGRYYKHENGEYVPLEYEESGANPSGSGQIVTCDLSEDDSNRKYAPPQTEDVNSEYKVSLSNPGEAPSGYSNDQEPEHPQRPSSWVEDVLIELYLAGYKQEPSYSSYKMPSGENTQDHHMLSANGDDEAEELEEGEWIPEEDFDPQEEKFSEDAPSSEEERWLAQYGQVIEPPEKTLPEIPSVDLWDWKLVSETKEALADNEQVARLVGRLVRRSANLHPSVASGGTLLKTAPICEARLHLVRVRTGQVYKLRNPSAKYLASLSVYDSSDPTKHWGFPDISTAWQNPDTKRKGKKVKPKIDCKLKHREVDMIEELETKRKAKKVKPKTDCKLTAKPRKVDMFEEQEIERKAKKVKQKTDCKLTVKPRDQVNMIEEQRSCSYRDRAAERRNLHGGYGVGPGQKGTMVGDNTDERSVTDTASEEDAATEALELSFGSGSYARRIMGNMGWKEGETLGKNAKGLVEPIQAVGNTGNVGLGFPQRRRR
- the LOC104716732 gene encoding uncharacterized protein LOC104716732 isoform X4, with the translated sequence MPDDDKELQQEPKEEEDSYVWDSDTQLYIHHSSGFYHDPNAGWYYCSKDGRYYKHENGEYVPLEYEESGANPSGSGQIVTCDLSEDDSNRKYAPPQTEDVNSEYKVSLSNPGEAPSEPTGYSNDQEPEHPQRPSSWVEDVLIELYLAGYKQEPSYSSYKMPSGENTQDHHMLSANGDDEAEELEEGEWIPEEDFDPQEEKFSEDAPSSEEERWLAQYGQVIEPPEKTLPEIPSVDLWDWKLVSETKEALADNEQVARLVGRLVRRSANLHPSVASGGTLLKTAPICEARLHLVRVRTGQVYKLRNPSAKYLASLSVYDSSDPTKHWGFPDISTAWQNPDTKRKGKKVKPKIDCKLKHREVDMIEELETKRKAKKVKPKTDCKLTAKPRKVDMFEEEIERKAKKVKQKTDCKLTVKPRDQVNMIEERSCSYRDRAAERRNLHGGYGVGPGQKGTMVGDNTDERSVTDTASEEDAATEALELSFGSGSYARRIMGNMGWKEGETLGKNAKGLVEPIQAVGNTGNVGLGFPQRRRR